GAGCTTCTCATCCTTCTCCGATTATCTCCTGAAGCTCTCAAGGAGGCTCGACTCCATGTCGGCCAGGGTAGTGCTTGGGGAGCCCTCGGATGATGTTGACATCGAGCTCAAGGCCGTCTACTCCGGCAGGGGATCCTCAGCGTTCGGAAGGGCGTGGGAACTCCTTAAAATGGGGTACTTCACCTCCGTGTCCATTGGAAGTGGTCCCGCGGAGCTCTTCAGGGCGGCTGACTTCATCTTCAGGGTGTCGGAGGAGCTGGGTCCTGAGTGCGCCACGATGTTCGCTCTGAGCTCGGATGAGCCGCCGGAGGGGCCCTACTTCCCGATGACTAGGGCCGAGTCCTTCGGGATCAGCTTCTCCCTTCTCTACCCCTCAGACCTCTACGGCCCGCTCTCGGAGGTTGAGGAGCCCCGGGAGGTGCTCGGGTACGCCCTCTCGA
The DNA window shown above is from Candidatus Korarchaeota archaeon NZ13-K and carries:
- a CDS encoding DUF711 family protein, with the translated sequence MRFRSVTLHLKDPESFSSFSDYLLKLSRRLDSMSARVVLGEPSDDVDIELKAVYSGRGSSAFGRAWELLKMGYFTSVSIGSGPAELFRAADFIFRVSEELGPECATMFALSSDEPPEGPYFPMTRAESFGISFSLLYPSDLYGPLSEVEEPREVLGYALSRVFRDAVSEAESASSDLGEEVPILGMDFSLSPWMEESAAKVVSLVARSPFLGPGTPSAVAEVNSAIGEASRGMRRLGFNELMLPMAE